gttttatttcatgagtaactatgaacgaacgaagacaatattacggcTTAAAGGAGTTATTCTTTAATGCAGTTTTTATCGTAACTTTGAAGTATTTATCTTATTGTAGTTGATTAGGTATGTACAAACGCATTAATACTATATCTATATATCTAGTGTATCTAGAAGAAAACTTACTACAATACAGTAGATTCATTATACCTAATCACTATACTTGCTAGCTACATTACCTTAATAAGcgtttattatgtacctaaatgtCCATTTatcatcaatttattttatttgaattaagcGAAAGTCACAAAACCACCTTGCAAAGTTTGTTTAGGTAAAAACACACATAATTTAGATAAACAACGTCTTATCCAAATAGCTATAAaaccaaattaatatttacCATCTTTTGAATATGTAAACGTAAAAACAACATTATAGTTGCTAACTTTACTCTTACTTATGattgttttatgttttcattCTTAACAACGGCTCCCAGTTTGAAGTTAAGGGATACATATATCTCtaacttaattttgttttttagcGATTACATACTTGACGCGCGGGCAACTTGACCGATCCTcagatttttagtgttccgtgcaaaactttgttttgacaaacggaacacttatgggatcacttcggtcttgcaaatcagttaaatgccttTTTCTcagaccgtttgacatagatacctaaaatttgaaacagttatagcatttaccaccactaatattctTTATTAGTGCTTGACTGCTTGATAATGGACACCTAGGCTAATATTTCCAAAACAAATTACGCGATTGACTCAAAATACATGAGTTAAATGGTATAATTGTTAGGTAATTgtgtttattattcaattaaaagtaaaactaaaagtaactaagaataacaacttataaaaaaaaaaaaaaaaaaattaaaaaacaaaactactcttaattaaaaaacatctaaataaggcccccgcggcattgtgccaaagatgctggcagcattccctcgctgataattaggtaatttatttattttaataacaaaacttccgtgagacatagacatattaaatatattaataacgggtcactcacgtgttttaagtcgaaaacgctcgacatgtttgcgcagtctgcgccggtccgtcaccgtcgacgcaagctcctgatgacgctcctcggtacggagtgaaacatgtcgagcgttttcgacttaaaacacgtgagtgacccgttattaatatatttaagttatttatatttgatttgttgCAGAGATTTAAGCAACACCGCAATTACCTCGTTACCTATAAAAGGATTAGAAAAGCTAGAAATACTCAAGATAGAGCGCACCCCCGCGCTCAAATACATCCCATCTATATACGATTTACAGGTAAACTAGAGGTACTTACGAGTATGATTCTAATGACACGtcatgaatttgatctggatttgtcaATGTTGtcaaaattatgtcatttttgttatcattcgcgctTCGCTCGTACTTATTTACATGTGTTGGCGCGAGCCAGACGCACCGGCggatgataacaaaatgatatcatttagatataattttgacatCAAAGTATAAGTTCAAATTGGCCTCAGGGATTAGGTACAATTCAATTATCCGAAGCAGCATAGCTTTTTAATGCTTTTATTGACTTAAGGCTAAACCCCATTTAACCACATATATTATATGTCGACTTATGGCGAGACACTACCCAAAAGCCGTTTATTTATAAGCTTTTAACGTTCTGATGCGTGATTGCTAATGTATATGTAATTAAAACTCATCAAATTGTATACCTTACTCACATACCATAAGACTCATTGTCTTCTTTCAAATGTTAGTAAGGCACTAACAGAATTGGAATTTAGTTCATCATTAATAAATCCTGATGACATGTTGACAAAGAAAGAAAAATCCATATTCCATAATCGTGTTGggctttgttatttttaaatggtTGCAGTAAAAGCTTGATCTATAGTAAACTTATTATAAGCTGAAAAAAATATCGTATAGGTACCAAAaagaaagtgaccaagccctccagagGCAGAGGCCGGGTTCGAACCGGCGGCAGGGGTGCGAAAATCCTGGCTTTGGGCAAACtgggctccgttcggctcagcattgctccgagcaattattagggttggcacaactttacgtccctttgcgttcacgaccacagataagataatgacttgaattttgacaatcctaaatagccgaaagggatagtgctatatgttagaaagggacagcatgattcgaccctgaaccgctgtcaaacttcggttatGTAGGAAGTtgcctttctgtacggtagtactattatttattctgtgccggcggcttcagcttacgcggctaacgccctGGATAGCTAGTCTACCCTGTTATGGCGGTACTCGAGTATATGCAATCTTAGAAATAATAGTCTTAAGTAAGTCTAGTAAATCTTAATAGTCAGGCGTcgtaataatttgatttgttcccaaaagcTAAGTAAAGTTATTAGTTACGTAATTGTATATTAAAAGTTTTTCAAATAATTTGTATGTGTTACAGAGCCTGAAGGAGGCCCACTTGACCCACCACTTCCACTGCTGTGCGTTCGCGTTTCCCGAGCGCCATGACCCAGCTCGACACGCACTTTATGAGCTCTACATGAAACAACTGAAAGAGGTAGAGTACTTAAAACACACACCCAGTATACTCTGAACTATTATAGCGTTGACAAAGAGCGCGAGTAGCATAAGTACTgttagcatcaaaagtagcagaTCAGAttacgcgccaaaagtatctaccaaTCTCTAGCTTAACATAATCtcctttaaggcggttccctgagccagaaggcgaaaaatctccttatatgatcctgtttttctaagaggcgttgatattcgtagacgtgtaaaaaatatatgtagttcttgactatattatctttaatattatagcttccgatacacgaattatgacacttcactcgatacaattaattcccaaagtaacctctaactcggacttttaatccaactttactcggttatttattatgtgatactataaacaaaaaaagaagaaaaaacaatcttctcttaaataataatttcatagctttcgaatttcgatattgtagggtaaagtttttaaaataaataaaaatcgacaaaattcgatcagaattgacacttggcgcgcatgatctttcccgttctttcttgcgaaatgtgacagagacagcggcaaaccaatggaacggccttaatacgTCTCTTTTCTATGTAGCGCAATAAGACTGTTACAGATACTTTTCAACTCAAAATCTagatatatgtatttgtatatcacTATTAGGAAGAATATTTCAAGGGATGTctttttggcgcgttgttttgTTTTATCCGATACCTTTTGACTCTGactgtaggtacatacctacctataagaAATTTTGCTTGTATGTTGTTGTATCCTACTCGATTCATGCTAAAGGCAGatgttttaaaactatttatatttttcagaaATGTGCTCAAAACGCAAAATCTGCAGAGAGACGACAGAGATCCTTGGAGTTCGACACTCAACGATTAGTAGCAGAAATACAAGGGTAAGCGTCAAGCGTCTCGCTACGAGTGAAGTGAACTAAGTTGGTAAATATGCGGTGACGCTTAGGCGAAGTAAAGGCCCCCAAATATGTGCCTAGTAATTATTCAACTTATTTGATTACTAAAAGTAGGTACCTGATATTTCTCATTGATTATAGTTATACTCTCTTGCATACTTCATCATCATCGCCTTCAGCCCGTATAGCCTGCTGAGTGTTGAGCGCCGCTCGTAGCGGTTCTGATCTAATTCTTCACACTTTCTTTTTTACCGCATCGATGGCAAACAAGGGTGCAGCTCGCATGCCACGGTGGGCGGGTACAGTAGCCTACTGACATATTTGTAGCTCCAGGCTtaacatgcgcgtttctgatcCTTCCTTTCGCCCTTTTTGAAGTGTCCCAACTATAGAGATAGTGATACGATTTGACACATTTAACACCAAGGAGATGAAGTATATATAATCACATAAACTTTTTTGTCCAGGAGTTCAGATGAAGACGAGTCAACAGCAACAACGAGCGAGGACTACTCGCCGAACATGTTCGACTTCGACTACAGCGGTGACGTCAGCTCCGAATACGGCGATGAGATGTTCCATGAGGCCGTCAACACCACCGGCGCCGAGATGCTAGAGTGCGGCAACTTCAGCGCCAAGTAAGATATATACAATAGCCCACGTAGGAAGTAGACCCTTAACCCTTCGTGTGGCAAACTCCCGATTTGAATCTGGGCCACCCTCATCAAGCCGCTGTCAATAGGGCTTAATTGTCATAATGTACTTGATCTTAATTGTCTGTCAGCGACTGTTCCATGTCCTACACCACACCTGTCACGATCACGATTTACTCACATAGTTTGACAAGATGAGATCTACCAGGGTAAAGAACTGGACAATCTTGCTTGTCTACTACTTATAATACAGTAGGCATGTTCCCTATAGTTGAGCATTACATGACATAGTTTTAGAGCACAGAACACAAGTTTTCTGACAGTTCTGACACCGCGTTttagtaaaggggcccactgactatcagtccgccggacgatatcggcctgtcagttagaacaaaaatttgacagttccgaacaactgacaggccgatatcgttcggcggactgatagtcaatgggccTCTTAAGGCTCGAGGGCTTATATCATGACATGTCGTACGCAATGCATGGCTAATTGGCTATAGGTACAGGATGCGGATGGCAAAAAAGatcgttgacattttttttactgcagTATATTgtagataattttaacaaacgtttgcaTTTGTGTATCAAtgctaaagaatattttgaagataccTTATacgttttgtttaataattttagttaactaaactattgctgttttaatttttaatgacattttgtacAAGAcgtgtaagtacctaataagcaaaatacttttaaaaattctttGTCAACGTATGAGACATCTCGGGCTCCGAGTCACTTAGGTGACGAACTAACCGAAATTTTGTCAACAGGCTGCGCGTAGTAAACTGCACGCCCCTCCCCGACGCTCTCAACCCGTGCGAGGACGTGATGGGCTGGACGTGGCTCCGCGCCAGTGTCTGGTTCGTGATCGCCGCGGCCGTTGTCGGCAACCTCGCTGTCCTCATCGTCCTCCTCGCCAACCGCTCGGAACTCACCGTCTCACGCTTCCTTATGTGCCATCTCGCATTCTCTGACCTGTGCACTGGAATCTACCTCTTCATGCTAGCTGTAGTAGACCTACAATCTTACGGAGAATTCTTCAACTACGCTTACGACTGGCAATATGGAGTTGGATGCAAAATCGCTGGATTCTTATCCGTTTTCTCTGGACAGCTATCAGTCTTTACTCTTACTATAGTGACTTTGGAACGCTGGTTCGCGATTACCTTTGCGATATATTTGGAGAGGAGAATCTCTTTGGGAACGGCAGCTAAAATCATGATCGGTGGCTGGCTGTTTTCTATTCACATGGCCGGGTTGCCTCTGGCTGGTGTGTCAGATTATTCTTCTACTTCTATTTGCTTGCCAGTCAAGAGCTCATCGACCTCGGATGCCATGTATCAAGGATCGCTGTTCCTTTTCAATGCCGTAGCGTGGGTGATAATAGTGGTATGCTACGTGGGGATATACAGATCGCTTGGAGGCGGTGGAGAAAAGTATGGAGGTAGAGCAGCCGCGGCGGCCGCTGAACGACGCATCGCCAACAAAATGGCTTTACTAATCGGTACAGATTTACTCTGCTGGGCGCCGGTTGCGTTTTTCGGAGTGACAGCGCTCGCGGGGGTTCCTCTAGTCGACGTGAGCCACGGAAAAGTGCTGCTAGTATTTTTCTATCCGCTAAATGCGTGCGCTAATCCGTTCTTGTACGCAATACTCACAAAGCAGTACCGTAGGGACTTGATAAATTTGATCGCGCGCAGCGGGCGCTGCAATTGGTTGGTGGAACGGTACAAGCTTGCGGCCACGCCCCCCGCTACTGCGCACACACAGCagtcggcgccggcgccgcttaTTCCGCTCGTGCAGTATGGGAGGAGCACATCGCAAATCAGCAAGGAAAA
The window above is part of the Cydia strobilella chromosome 12, ilCydStro3.1, whole genome shotgun sequence genome. Proteins encoded here:
- the LOC134746294 gene encoding lutropin-choriogonadotropic hormone receptor isoform X2; translated protein: MITTSGLVEVPNLSHVHENRVNSSVAYLQTIDLEGNHIKRIPAHALRVRAAQVSLNYNLIEEVPAHAFKFAEISKLSFRGNMNLKRLDENAFAGNLVLRQLDLSNTAITSLPIKGLEKLEILKIERTPALKYIPSIYDLQSLKEAHLTHHFHCCAFAFPERHDPARHALYELYMKQLKEKCAQNAKSAERRQRSLEFDTQRLVAEIQGSSDEDESTATTSEDYSPNMFDFDYSGDVSSEYGDEMFHEAVNTTGAEMLECGNFSAKLRVVNCTPLPDALNPCEDVMGWTWLRASVWFVIAAAVVGNLAVLIVLLANRSELTVSRFLMCHLAFSDLCTGIYLFMLAVVDLQSYGEFFNYAYDWQYGVGCKIAGFLSVFSGQLSVFTLTIVTLERWFAITFAIYLERRISLGTAAKIMIGGWLFSIHMAGLPLAGVSDYSSTSICLPVKSSSTSDAMYQGSLFLFNAVAWVIIVVCYVGIYRSLGGGGEKYGGRAAAAAAERRIANKMALLIGTDLLCWAPVAFFGVTALAGVPLVDVSHGKVLLVFFYPLNACANPFLYAILTKQYRRDLINLIARSGRCNWLVERYKLAATPPATAHTQQSAPAPLIPLVQYGRSTSQISKENGELL
- the LOC134746294 gene encoding lutropin-choriogonadotropic hormone receptor isoform X1, with translation MCAAWRLQYAVLFLILLSRRALGELVTVELYKPNITSLTARAIHAAGYHLHTVGHLTIRDAPLLEHIKVEDLTKMPNLKSLYITQAPKLQRVAPLPALPELLTFMITTSGLVEVPNLSHVHENRVNSSVAYLQTIDLEGNHIKRIPAHALRVRAAQVSLNYNLIEEVPAHAFKFAEISKLSFRGNMNLKRLDENAFAGNLVLRQLDLSNTAITSLPIKGLEKLEILKIERTPALKYIPSIYDLQSLKEAHLTHHFHCCAFAFPERHDPARHALYELYMKQLKEKCAQNAKSAERRQRSLEFDTQRLVAEIQGSSDEDESTATTSEDYSPNMFDFDYSGDVSSEYGDEMFHEAVNTTGAEMLECGNFSAKLRVVNCTPLPDALNPCEDVMGWTWLRASVWFVIAAAVVGNLAVLIVLLANRSELTVSRFLMCHLAFSDLCTGIYLFMLAVVDLQSYGEFFNYAYDWQYGVGCKIAGFLSVFSGQLSVFTLTIVTLERWFAITFAIYLERRISLGTAAKIMIGGWLFSIHMAGLPLAGVSDYSSTSICLPVKSSSTSDAMYQGSLFLFNAVAWVIIVVCYVGIYRSLGGGGEKYGGRAAAAAAERRIANKMALLIGTDLLCWAPVAFFGVTALAGVPLVDVSHGKVLLVFFYPLNACANPFLYAILTKQYRRDLINLIARSGRCNWLVERYKLAATPPATAHTQQSAPAPLIPLVQYGRSTSQISKENGELL